From the genome of Miscanthus floridulus cultivar M001 chromosome 10, ASM1932011v1, whole genome shotgun sequence, one region includes:
- the LOC136487437 gene encoding uncharacterized protein, which yields MEGNLMQKMFAFLLLFCLCNPGNAQNCKLTELAVTQTAVPSRDKAGYTNYTVAVENRCICTQVNVKLSCRGFSSSMGVNPGVLSVDGDGQRCTLKSCSPIAMGVSYAVKFSYSSRSQISLRPVSSTISCS from the exons ATGGAGGGTAATTTGATGCAAAAAATGTTCGCATTCCTGCTACTGTTCTGCCTTTGCAATCCAG GAAATGCACAGAACTGCAAGCTGACAGAACTCGCCGTCACTCAGACCGCAGTGCCGTCGAGGGACAAAGCAGGATACACTAATTACACGGTGGCTGTGGAGAACCGGTGCATCTGCACGCAGGTAAACGTCAAGCTGTCCTGCCGCGGATTCAGCTCCTCCATGGGTGTCAACCCGGGCGTGCTCAGCGTGGACGGCGACGGCCAGCGCTGTACTCTCAAAAGCTGCAGCCCCATCGCCATGGGTGTCAGCTATGCCGTCAAGTTCTCCTACTCTTCGAGATCCCAGATCAGCTTGCGGCCCGTGTCATCCACAATATCCTGCTCCTAG
- the LOC136489051 gene encoding uncharacterized protein codes for METSLMMKNIAFLLLLFSLCNPGNAGYCSISDLAVTQTAVPSKANVYAVTVENRCICTQANVKLACSGFSSSVAIDPAGVLSVDGDGKLCTLNGGRPIGMGPEYAVKFSYASPSGQFGFKPVSSSIACS; via the exons ATGGAGACCTCGCTGATGATGAAGAACATCGCGTTCTTGCTGTTGCTGTTCAGCCTTTGCAACCCAG GGAACGCAGGTTACTGCAGCATTTCAGACCTGGCCGTGACGCAGACCGCGGTGCCATCGAAGGCCAACGTCTACGCGGTGACGGTGGAGAACCGGTGCATCTGCACGCAGGCGAACGTCAAGCTGGCGTGCAGTGGGTTCAGCTCCTCCGTGGCGATCGACCCGGCGGGCGTGCTCAGCGTGGATGGCGACGGCAAGCTCTGCACCCTCAACGGCGGGCGCCCCATAGGCATGGGCCCCGAGTACGCCGTCAAGTTCTCCTACGCCTCGCCGTCCGGCCAGTTCGGCTTCAAGCCCGTGTCGTCTTCCATTGCCTGCTCCTGA
- the LOC136489050 gene encoding uncharacterized protein At1g05835-like: MVATLKTLAFLLLCFLYNEAAGSSYEQCKVSDLAVNQTAIAHRDSGYTEYAVRVENRCICSQGYVKLACQGFNSSVRIYPAGILRPDGEGNCTLNGGYSISQGPEYAVKFYYGWHSQFSLAPVSSIIACS, encoded by the exons ATGGTGGCCACGCTGAAGACGCTGGCGTTCTTGCTGCTGTGCTTCCTCTACAATGAAG CTGCAGGAAGTTCTTATGAGCAATGCAAGGTCTCTGATCTAGCTGTCAACCAGACCGCCATTGCGCACCGCGACAGCGGGTACACAGAGTACGCGGTGAGAGTGGAGAACAGGTGCATCTGCTCGCAGGGCTACGTGAAGCTGGCATGCCAGGGGTTCAACTCCTCGGTGCGCATCTACCCAGCTGGAATCCTCCGGCCTGACGGGGAGGGAAATTGCACCCTCAACGGCGGATACTCCATCAGCCAAGGCCCTGAATACGCCGTGAAGTTCTACTATGGGTGGCATTCGCAGTTCAGCCTTGCGCCCGTGTCGTCTATCATCGCCTGCTCATAA